The following are from one region of the Carassius auratus strain Wakin chromosome 13, ASM336829v1, whole genome shotgun sequence genome:
- the LOC113113159 gene encoding NK1 transcription factor-related protein 2-like — MLEYQESAVKATSGHRISFSIVDILDPKKFSSKKSHAVSEKERTSSSGDTELGSLKEWRNGKESTELSICKNIGDQSTDDHQSCVRLHPPDPDVDLDSSASLRNVRSGFSCEEAEAGEERITPAPDDLSRERRRRSDHSCAKPRRARTAFTYEQLMALENKFHTTRYLSVCERLNLALSLSLTETQVKIWFQNRRTKWKKQNPGAESSLQSATNSLSNISPTCGSTSALHPPFSTGNVFFHSGPVHLASSGGLFNPFLPDGFLQPAFFPPHL, encoded by the exons ATGCTTGAATATCAGGAGTCCGCAGTGAAAGCAACATCAGGTCATCGGATTTCCTTTTCGATTGTTGACATACTGGATCCTAAAAAGTTCTCAAGTAAAAAATCGCATGCTGTGTCGGAGAAAGAACGGACGTCATCTTCAGGTGACACGGAATTGGGAAGTTTGAAGGAATGGCGCAACGGGAAAGAAAGTACTGAGCTTTCAATCTGCAAAAACATAG gtGATCAATCAACTGATGACCATCAAAGTTGCGTCAGACTCCATCCTCCTGATCCAGATGTTGACTTGGACTCATCAGCCTCGCTCAGAAATGTAAGATCGGGCTTTTCTTGTGAAGAAGCGGAGGCAGGAGAAGAGAGGATCACTCCAGCGCCGGATGATCTGTCGCGTGAGCGGCGGCGTCGGTCAGATCACAGCTGCGCGAAGCCGCGGCGCGCCAGAACCGCGTTCACGTACGAACAGCTGATGGCCCTGGAGAACAAATTCCACACTACGCGTTATTTATCCGTGTGCGAGCGCCTAAATCTCGCGCTGTCTCTGAGCCTGACCGAAACCCAAGTCAAGATTTGGTTCCAGAACCGAAGAACCAAGTGGAAAAAGCAGAACCCTGGTGCTGAGAGTTCCCTGCAATCCGCCACGAACTCTCTATCCAACATCAGCCCTACCTGTGGGTCCACATCTGCCCTCCACCCTCCATTCAGCACCGGGAACGTCTTCTTTCATTCTGGTCCGGTGCACCTGGCATCTTCCGGAGGGCTTTTCAATCCGTTTTTGCCCGATGGTTTTCTCCAGCCAGCATTCTTCCCCCCACACTTATGA
- the LOC113112451 gene encoding MORN repeat-containing protein 4, with protein sequence MTLTRGSFTYSSGEEYTGEWKEGRRHGKGELKFADGTCYKGHFENGLFHGSGVLVFPDGSRYEGEFAQGKFQGVGIFCRFDGMKFEGEFKSGRVEGYGLLTFPDGSHGAPRNEGVFENNKLLKREKCQAVVQRAKNSASTARGFLV encoded by the exons ATGACATTAACCAGGGGCTCCTTCACTTATTCCAGCGGAGAAGAATATACAGGAGAATGGAAGGAAG GTCGGAGGCACGGTAAAGGTGAGCTGAAGTTTGCTGATGGCACCTGTTATAAAGGTCACTTTGAGAATGGCCTGTTCCACGGATCAGGGGTGTTAGTCTTTCCCGATGGATCCAG GTACGAGGGTGAATTTGCCCAGGGAAAATTCCAAGGGGTCGGAATCTTCTGCAGGTTCGACGGGATGAAATTTGAAGGGGAATTCAAAAGTGGCCGTGTGGAAGGATATG GGCTGCTGACATTTCCAGATGGTTCCCATGGTGCTCCGCGGAATGAGGGAGTGTTTGAGAACAACAAGCTTCTGAAACGTGAAAAGTGTCAGGCTGTGGTGCAGAGAGCCAAGAACTCGGCATCCACTGCCCGCGGCTTCCTTGTATGA